The following are encoded in a window of Telmatobacter sp. DSM 110680 genomic DNA:
- a CDS encoding Gfo/Idh/MocA family oxidoreductase — protein sequence MKFGVIGYGYWGPNIVRNLMNLDGVEVRAIAEISPAARIRAQKAYPGLTVTSSAEEVLTSPEIDVVAVISPVWTHYELAKAALENGKHVFVEKPFTSKSCQGQELIELAERKNLKIMVDHTFLFTGAVRKIKQLLDEGALGNLYYYDSTRVNLGLFQHDCNVLWDLAPHDLSIMDYLIKADPEAIVATGQGHLNGHEDVAYMTLYFPEKVIAHINVNWLSPVKVRTTLIGGEKRMVVWNDLEADEKVKIYDKGVNISTREGLYELLVSYRSGDMWSPQLEQAEALRHELAYFVECISNGQQPFNNGQAGLRVVKMLEAASESLKKRGALIEL from the coding sequence ATGAAGTTCGGTGTAATTGGTTACGGCTACTGGGGTCCAAATATTGTCAGAAACCTCATGAACCTTGATGGAGTTGAGGTTCGCGCGATCGCAGAAATCAGTCCAGCTGCTCGAATTCGGGCCCAAAAGGCGTATCCCGGGCTTACGGTAACGAGCAGCGCTGAAGAGGTGCTGACCTCACCAGAAATTGATGTTGTAGCGGTTATCTCTCCGGTCTGGACCCACTATGAACTTGCCAAGGCAGCTCTAGAGAACGGCAAGCACGTATTCGTCGAAAAGCCATTTACCAGCAAGTCCTGCCAAGGGCAAGAACTGATCGAACTAGCCGAGCGGAAGAACCTCAAAATCATGGTCGATCACACCTTTCTCTTTACGGGTGCGGTGCGCAAGATCAAGCAGCTTCTGGATGAGGGCGCGCTGGGCAATCTGTATTACTACGATTCCACCCGGGTCAACCTTGGCCTCTTCCAACACGACTGCAATGTACTTTGGGACCTTGCTCCACACGACCTTTCCATCATGGATTACCTGATTAAGGCAGACCCTGAAGCGATCGTGGCGACAGGCCAGGGACATTTAAACGGACATGAAGATGTTGCCTATATGACTTTGTATTTTCCTGAGAAGGTCATCGCACATATCAATGTGAACTGGCTTTCCCCCGTTAAGGTGAGGACTACGCTAATCGGTGGCGAGAAGCGGATGGTCGTCTGGAACGACCTTGAAGCAGACGAGAAGGTCAAGATCTACGACAAGGGCGTGAACATCAGCACAAGAGAAGGATTGTATGAACTGCTGGTAAGTTATCGTTCGGGGGATATGTGGTCCCCGCAACTGGAGCAGGCGGAGGCTCTCCGTCACGAGCTTGCGTATTTTGTCGAATGCATCTCGAACGGGCAACAGCCGTTCAATAACGGTCAAGCTGGTCTGCGGGTTGTGAAAATGCTGGAAGCAGCGAGCGAATCGCTGAAGAAGAGAGGGGCATTGATCGAGCTATGA
- a CDS encoding acyltransferase has translation MNEFNAISNDVKLGENVRLSKFINLYGCEIGDDTKIGAFVEIQKNAKVGRRCKISSHTFICEGVTIEDNVFIGHGVMFTNDTYPRATTSDGTLQTEANWKVEKTVVKRGASIGTGATILPNTSIGENAVVGAGSVVTKDVPANAIIAGNPAKVLRYLDGLKKA, from the coding sequence ATGAATGAATTCAATGCAATCTCAAACGACGTGAAGCTCGGAGAGAATGTCCGCCTTTCCAAGTTTATTAATTTATATGGATGCGAGATCGGCGACGATACAAAGATTGGTGCATTCGTTGAGATTCAAAAGAACGCAAAGGTTGGTCGCCGCTGCAAGATATCGAGCCACACGTTTATCTGCGAAGGCGTCACGATTGAGGACAATGTGTTCATCGGCCATGGTGTCATGTTCACCAACGATACCTACCCCCGCGCCACAACTTCCGATGGGACGCTTCAAACAGAAGCAAATTGGAAAGTGGAAAAAACAGTGGTCAAACGGGGCGCATCGATTGGGACAGGCGCCACAATTCTTCCGAACACGTCAATTGGTGAAAACGCTGTGGTTGGAGCCGGAAGCGTAGTGACCAAGGATGTCCCGGCAAATGCGATCATCGCAGGCAATCCTGCGAAAGTGCTGCGCTATCTGGATGGCCTCAAAA